One window of the Tissierella sp. genome contains the following:
- a CDS encoding GspH/FimT family pseudopilin, translated as MEVLKLKQNKYGYTLLELILVLALFSIMLSLVMPSLSNIYNTKENKELMEFKRDIIFARNSAVVENCIYGVYIDLSNNSYKIVKEDKITTIIKDKQFTQGITIKSNNFKNSINFSATGTPNRSGTILVTNRKNQNIEITITPATGKVNLYNIE; from the coding sequence ATGGAAGTATTAAAACTAAAACAAAATAAATATGGCTATACATTATTAGAGCTTATATTAGTATTAGCCTTATTTTCAATAATGTTATCATTAGTGATGCCAAGTTTAAGCAATATCTACAATACTAAGGAAAATAAAGAACTTATGGAATTTAAGAGGGACATTATTTTTGCTAGAAATAGTGCTGTTGTTGAAAATTGTATTTATGGAGTTTATATAGATTTAAGTAATAATAGTTATAAAATTGTTAAAGAAGATAAGATCACAACTATTATAAAAGATAAGCAATTTACACAGGGTATAACAATAAAAAGTAACAACTTTAAAAATTCTATTAATTTTTCTGCTACAGGAACTCCTAATCGCTCAGGTACAATCCTAGTTACAAATAGAAAAAATCAAAATATTGAAATTACTATTACTCCAGCTACTGGAAAAGTTAATCTTTATAACATAGAATAA
- a CDS encoding prepilin-type N-terminal cleavage/methylation domain-containing protein, whose translation MKKGFTLVETLIGLCLLGLIAVTVLPIINSSFYRTSIHNTKIEMIYLGELVVEKIKAYDIEKGIDTSIYDTRVLDIIKLFQVNDNVEMIIPQSQINEKYNIKIIKKEKSERLWELSVFVYENKEGSKVDNVQYKAYLPSK comes from the coding sequence ATGAAAAAAGGCTTTACTTTAGTAGAAACACTAATAGGTCTATGTTTGTTAGGATTAATTGCAGTGACTGTATTGCCAATTATAAACTCATCTTTCTATAGGACAAGCATTCATAACACAAAAATTGAAATGATTTATTTAGGCGAGTTGGTAGTTGAGAAAATAAAAGCTTATGATATTGAAAAAGGTATAGATACATCTATATATGATACTAGAGTATTAGATATAATTAAGTTATTCCAAGTCAATGACAATGTTGAGATGATAATTCCGCAAAGTCAAATTAATGAGAAATACAATATTAAGATAATTAAAAAAGAAAAATCCGAAAGATTATGGGAGTTATCAGTTTTTGTATATGAAAACAAAGAAGGGAGCAAGGTTGATAATGTTCAATATAAAGCATATTTACCTTCAAAATAA
- a CDS encoding prepilin-type N-terminal cleavage/methylation domain-containing protein, translating to MKTKKGARLIMFNIKHIYLQNKGFTLLEVLLTLGISSIIILSLFCILDFSIDACTLSDEKDELILNGRYAIEYIKDDIKSADKIISSDKIVGLNTKFPTNIGFVMIIDEENGSYRYITYHLNSNKIVRMACTRFNEEYPSSYYFDGYNDLCEYVDDISDTKFMTELNIVYLDFKFKKNNSELNLKSNVFIRCPIDY from the coding sequence ATGAAAACAAAGAAGGGAGCAAGGTTGATAATGTTCAATATAAAGCATATTTACCTTCAAAATAAGGGTTTTACTTTATTAGAAGTTTTGTTGACTCTAGGAATTAGCTCAATTATTATCCTATCATTATTTTGTATACTAGATTTTTCAATAGATGCTTGTACTTTAAGTGATGAGAAAGATGAGCTAATATTAAATGGTAGATATGCTATTGAATATATCAAGGATGATATTAAATCTGCGGATAAAATTATATCTTCAGATAAGATAGTAGGTCTAAATACTAAATTTCCAACCAATATAGGATTTGTAATGATAATAGATGAAGAAAATGGGAGTTATAGATATATCACCTACCATCTAAACAGCAATAAAATTGTAAGAATGGCATGCACTAGATTCAATGAAGAATACCCTTCTTCATATTATTTTGATGGATATAATGATTTATGTGAATATGTAGATGATATTTCAGATACAAAATTCATGACTGAATTAAATATAGTTTACTTGGATTTTAAGTTTAAGAAGAACAATTCTGAATTAAATTTAAAATCTAATGTTTTTATTAGATGTCCAATTGATTATTAA